The genomic DNA CTCGTTCTCTCTTGTTTCCTGGATGGCGGACGAGCCACGCCCACTCCCGGCGGGCACTGTGCTTCGGTTCGGGAGCCTCGACTTTGTCGCGACCGGCAACGGTTTCGACATGGAGCTTCTCCTGCCCGAGGCCAACCCCGACACTCCGAATCCGCCgacccggcgcaacaggcgctcgggccaacgCGCGCGgcaagcgcgcatggagcggcgcagggcggcacgactcagctcccccacgtgggttgaggctgaCGTATCGCAGCCCAGCGTCGCAGCTAACGGCATCGCCACTTCGTCACCACGTGCTCCAGCGCTATCTGTGCCGGCACCACCACCGAATGCGGCCCCGAAGCCTCCCAAGGAGGGTGCGACtgcgccgtcgccctttcccttcgggatgcgtaACGCGGCTGCTACTTACGCTTCGTCAGTTAGCACCAGCATGAGTGTGTACGAGGACTTGCCAGGTCACCACCTCCtttcgatccgcaacctcatcgcgtcgtcacccgacgactcctaccccgacaCTGCCGGCATGAttgccgacgacatcaacttcttcatggacaacttcacggcctcGGAGTGGGAGTACTCTAGGGTCCGTGACCTCGACGCTTTCCGATCGTTTCAGCTCGTGGCggactactgcctcacctgctccgaagactctagcgagggggattacgatcccacccgggagtgcttcaATGTCGAGCTGGCGGATAGGGTGGTTGACGAAGCGCCGAGCGACGACAGGAACAACGTGGAGCCCCCACCAGCAAACGAAGTGGTGGCGCCCCCTCCGAACCCCGCCACTTCGTCAAGCTCGACGGCGCGGTGGGCGCAGCTGGCGCAACTCACGGAGCTCGAAAAAAGGCTCGAAGAGGAGCGTCGGCAGACACAACTGCTACGTACCACGCTTGAGTAGGAGCGCACCGCGCGTAGTGCGCGGGCTCAGGCGGCGGGGCGCATCGCTCGGGAGcggatcctggccgacgacaatgtTGACAAATCGCTGGAACTGAAAAGGGCCAGCCAGAAGCTCGTTGCGGCGGCTTATCTGCTCCAAGCCATGCCGGAGCCCACTACGACCGAGGGACGCAACCTGCGCAATGAGGCgaaggtgctcatcgagcaagctgcagtgcagcaggctgagagctctgcgtctcgcatgcgctcggaGGTTTTGAAGGCCGGTGGGGCAGCACACCAGGGCCACGGGGCCTCAGTGCACACTCCGCCGGGAGGAAAGGGCAAGGCGGCCGCGGTGGACGACGCaagggcaccctcggtgcacgatcGCATCAAGAAGCCTCATGTGAGGGAGTGCCTTTACGATGCGTGTGGGcgcgccgacgacggcgacgcccgcaacatcatTAATAggaggaagtacacccctctaAGGGGTggccgcttcgaccccgagcacgacaggggcgtGTCACCGGAGCCTCCAGGCACCCATGTGTTCAGTCGGGAGATTCGCACCGCTTCATTTCCCCCACGCTTTCAccaacccaccaccctcgtcaagtactcaggAGAGACCGGCCCcgcggtctggctcaacgactaccgcctggcATGCCACCTGGGCGGCGCAACGGACGACGCCgtgatcatccgcaaccttcctctccaCCTCGCCGATTCCAcatgaacgtggctcgagcatctgCCCGCAGAACAGATCCATGACTGGGCCGACCTGGTCaggatcttcgtgggcaacttccagggcacctaTGTGCACCCCAggaactcctgggatctccGAGAGTGCCGACAGAAGCCCAAAAAATCCCTGTGCCACTATGTGCGATGCTtatccaagcagtgcaccgagctccctagcgTCACCAACGTCGaagtcatcaacgccttcctcgaaggcACGACATGTAGGAatctggtgcacgagcttgcgcgaagccgtcccACCAACAtcaacgagttgttcgatgccgccaccaactacgctGCCAGCAAGGAGGCAGTTTGTGCCATCTTCGACAACAAggcgaacaagcgcaaggaggATGCGCCTGCAGAGGGCAGCAACAGCAAGACCAAGGCCCCcaccaagaaacaaaagcgagggaagaaaggaaagaaaccggtcccaccgaaccagcatgGACAGGGGCAAGCGGAGGACTCCGACGAGACCTTCGTCGCTTCCCCAGACCGCAAGggccctcgaggcccccctcgaggcggtggcggcctgttcgacgacatgctcaagaagtcgtgcccttaccacaagggctcggtcaaccacaccctcgagcagtgtgaAATGCtccacaagtacaacaaccgcGTCGTGAATtacgacgaggacaagaagaaggatgcaggTGACAAGGGTGGCGACGACGAGTTCCCttcggtggagaacgccttcttcatttTCGGAGGGCCGACGgcaaacatgacctctcggcagcgcaagcgccgaaaagtcttctccgtcaccaaggccacgccatcctacttcgactggtcggaggacaccatctccttcggccgtgaggaccaccccgactatgtCCCGAACCCGGGACAGTATCCACTCGTTGTGGATCCCATCATcagcaacacccgcttctccaaggtgctcatggacggaggcagcagcttcAACATCATATACGCCCACActttggagctcatggggatcggactggacaagctccgccccagcaagtcgccgttCCACGGtattgcgccggggaagcgagtccaacccctcggccagatcgacctgcccgtctgcttcggcacggcagccaacttctgcaaggaagtgctcaccttcgaggtggtggggttctggggatcctaccacgccatccttgggcgtccctgctacgccaagttcatggcgatccccaactacacctacctcaagatgaagatgccgggCCTGAAAggtgtcatcaccatcggctcctcgtttgagcatgcctacgagtgcgacgtcgagtgcatcGAGCACGCCGAGGCTCTTGCGCTTGACGACGCCCTAGCCGCGCAGCTGCAAGGAATGGCCGAGGAGGCCATGGATTCCAAGCAGCGGCACGCGGGCAACTTCGAGCCTGCCGTGGGTACCAAGGACGTCCCCCTCGACCCGAAGACCCCCGATAGCAAGGCGCTGAAGATCAGCGCttccctcgacagcaaataggaagtggtgctcgtcgactttctccgcgccaatgctgacatcttcgcgtggagcccctcagacatgcctggcataccgagggaggtcgccgagcactcccttgatatcctgtcgaactccaagccggtcaagcaacgcctgcggcgcttcgacgagctcaagcgatgggcgatcggcgaggaggtgcacaagcttttggaggccggattcatcaaggaggtattccatcccgagtggctagctaatcctgtactagttaagaaaaagagtgggaaatgaaggatgtgtgtagactatactagtttaaataaggcATGTCCTAAAGTTCCCTTTTtttgccacgtattgatcaaatagtcgattcaactgcgggatgcgaacttttatcctttcttgatgtatattccggttatcatcaaatcaaaatgaaaGAGTCCAACCAGCTCATGACATCTTTTATTacccctttcggcatgtactgctacgtcacgatgccctttggccttagaaacgCCGGAGCAACATACCAACGATGTATGCTCCATGTGTTTACAGACCATATCGGGCGcaccgtagaggcatatgtcgacgacatcattGTGAAATCCAGAAAGGTGGATgacctggtagccgatctcaggatcgcgtttGATTGCCTCATGGCTaagggggtaaaactcaaccccgagaagtgcgtgtttgaagtccctcgaggcatgctcttgggcttcatcgtctcccagcggggtattgaacccaaccctgagaaagtttCGGCCATCGCTCGGATGGGACCAacccgagacctaaagggggtgcaAAAGGTCATGGGTTGCCTAGCAGCCCTTAGCCGATTCATCTCACGCCTCGGTGAGAAAGACTTGCCTCTGTATCGGCTCCTAAGGAAATCCGAATGCTTTTCGTGGACCCTGAGGCCTAGGAAGCCCTCGACAAGCTCAAGGCATCGCTCACTAGCACTCCAATCCTAAAGCCACCgatggacggcgagcccctctatctctATGTGGCAGCCATGACTCAGGTCGTCAGCGCAGCCATCTCTACGGAGGAATGACATGCTCTGCCAGTCCAAAGAGCAGTGTACTTTGTCAGTGAAGTgctgtctgaaaccaagacacggtATCCACATATCCAAAAGCTGCTCTACGTAGTAATCTTGGCACGGCGCAagttgcgccactacttcgaggctcatcccgtcaccgtggtctcgtctttccccctcGGGGAGATAGTCCACAACCAGGAGGTCACGGGTAGGATTGCTAAGTGGtcagtggagctgatgggagagactctcacctacgcccctcgcaaggtagtcaaatcccagatcttggcagacttcattgccgaatggaccgacactcagctgcccccgCCTCAGATTCAAGTCGAATGCTggctcatgtacttcgacgggtcagtGATGAAGATAGGTGCAGGCGCGGGCCTGCTATTCGTCTCACCCCTCAGAAAGCACATTCGGTATGTGGTGCGCTTGCACTTCCCGGCgtcgaacaacatggcggagtacgaggccctcctcagcggcctccgcatcgctatcgagctcggcatcaagcgcctcgacgtCTGAGGGGACTCCCAACTCATCATCGACTAGGTGATGAAGGAAGCCAGCTGCCACAACGAGAAGATTGAGGCATACTGCAATGTAGTGcgtcgcctcgaagacaagttcgacgggctCGAACTTAACCACATCGCGCGCAAGTACAATGAAGAAGcggacgaactggccaagatcgCATCTGGGCAGACCACCGTTCCCCTGAACATTTTCGCCTGTGACCTCACCAAGCCATCCGTCGACTTCAAGAATCCTGCGGAAGCCATCGGAGCATCACCCAAACCCTCGGGGGCTGCGACCACGGAGCCATCAGCCAAAGACCCCTCGACGGTGGAGTCCGTGGCCATGGACGCTGACATCGTGACCTCCTCAGTGGACGAggctgaagcaatggagatcgatgaGGCCCCGCCTCCGTGAGATTGGCGtacccagtacctcgactggatgatctGAGGAGTCTTACCCtcggaccacgctcaggcgcggcgcatTGCTAGGCGAGCCAAGTCCTTCGCCTTGATCGATGACGAACTGTACAAGCACAGTTCCTCGGGCGTTctgcaacgatgcatccccatccccgagggcaaggagctgatccgagACAACCACGCCGGCATCTGCGGTCACCACGCCGcaccgcgcaccctcgtgggcaacgcgtttcggcagggcttttactggcccaccgcggtcgccgatgccaccgacgtcatgcggacctgcgagggttgccagttctacgcccggaagacgcacctcccggcccacgctctgcagaccatccccatcacgtggtcgTTCgtcgtgtggggactggacctcgtcggcccactgcagaaggcgcccgggggcttcacccacttgttggtagcaaccgacaagttctccaagtggatcgaggctcaacCCATCGGCAAGATAAAGTCCGAGCAGGCTGTTCTGTTCTTCACCGAtattgtcttcaggttcggggtcccgaattcAATCATTACCGACAACAGCACCCAGTTCAcgggcaagaaattcttggcgttctgcgacaactATCACATACGCGTGgattggtcggctgtggcgcacccacagaccaatggccaagtggagcgtgccaatggcatgatcctacaaggcctgaagccaaggatcttcaacaagctgaacgaGTTTGgtcggaggtggctcacagagctaccctcggttatctggagcctgaggacgaccccaagcagagccacgggctttaccccattcttcctcgtctatggcgccgaggccatgctccccacagacttggagtacgggtcgccgAGGCTCAAGACCTACCAAGAACAGTagaaccagcaagcccgcgaagactcgctagaccaagtggacgaggctcgagatgtggcgctcctacactcagCACGTATCAGCAGTCCCTACGAAGATACCAAGCACAGAGGATCCGGcgtcgagacctcaacaaaaggcacctggtgctgaggcttcgacaggacaacaggggacgctacaagctctcaccgccatgtgaaggcccatacatcgtcgctgaggtgctcaagcccgacACGTACAATCTGGTGAACGAGAACAgtgaagtcttcaccaatgcttggaaca from Panicum virgatum strain AP13 chromosome 7N, P.virgatum_v5, whole genome shotgun sequence includes the following:
- the LOC120681242 gene encoding uncharacterized protein LOC120681242; this encodes MLHKYNNRVVNYDEDKKKDAGDKGGDDEFPSVENAFFIFGGPTCDVECIEHAEALALDDALAAQLQGMAEEAMDSKQRHAGNFEPAVGTKDVPLDPKTPDSKALKISASLDSK